In the genome of Solibacillus silvestris, one region contains:
- a CDS encoding NgoFVII family restriction endonuclease translates to MEQLIKKLEASLHKGFINQSKAASSQFKPKLLSNKAHENVLSSLLQEMKTCKTFTFSVAFITEGGLATIKTMLYDLERKGIRGRILTSTFLSFNQPKMFRELLKLTNVEVRVTDVKGFHSKGYIFEHDQHYSLIVGSSNLTDSALKANFEWNVYLTSLENGEVINNFKNQFEQQWNSAMPLNDEWIAQYQINYEKPEFNNKVASPPLYITNPLKESLKIQPNKMQTAALEQLKLLRQSGANRGLIISATGTGKTYLSAFDVRNAAPKRMLFVVHREQILKKAMHDFRNILLGDPQDYGILSGNSKDLNARYLFATVQTISRDPYLQQFAKDHFDYILIDEVHRAGAESYLKIMNYFKPQFLLGMTATPERTDNFNIYELFDYNVAYEIRLQAALEEEMLCPFHYFGVTDYELDGELIDETADLQKLVHRERIDHIIEKISYYGFSGDRVRGLMFCSTKEEARTLSNLLNMRGYKTTALTGDHSQEEREVAIAKLENGELEYILTVDIFNEGIDIPFLNQIVMLRQTQSSIIFIQQLGRGLRKHDVKEYVTIIDFIGNYKNNYLIPIALSGDKSMNKDNVRRNTVNTDYIQGVSTINFEEIAKKQIFDAINNANLSTLKMLKDSYSELKNRIGRIPMLKDFIEQNSLDPEVIISYTPTYYEFLLKMKENISSITDYEKSVLALIGKDFLSGKRIHEILLLQLLLEEESISEKSYLAALQAHNAYIHKGTIESIENVFSLNFFVEADNKKFGNKPLIIKSNSCYMFNEELQLSLRDINFKQYFVDLLECAFIKNKQFNNHEPFKLYEKYSRREVCRLLDWEKNEEGTLNGGRPKNGDFPIFVNYHKNDENNLETNYMDEFLSEDTFKWCSTKNRYIDKSKEMQILIHSVENGTNVYLFVKKDNGEGKDFYYLGRCAVNPSSAKPERILDKGKYYPVVTMEMVLEQPIQYDIYHYLVEE, encoded by the coding sequence ATGGAACAGTTAATAAAAAAACTTGAAGCCTCTTTACATAAAGGTTTTATCAATCAATCAAAGGCCGCCTCATCACAATTTAAACCGAAATTATTATCCAATAAAGCACATGAAAATGTCCTTTCATCACTTTTACAAGAAATGAAAACATGTAAAACATTCACCTTTTCTGTGGCATTTATTACTGAAGGCGGATTGGCGACAATCAAAACAATGCTATATGACCTTGAGAGAAAAGGCATTCGCGGACGCATTTTGACCTCTACATTTTTAAGCTTTAACCAACCAAAAATGTTTAGAGAGCTACTCAAATTAACGAATGTAGAAGTTCGCGTTACTGATGTAAAAGGCTTTCATTCAAAAGGCTATATTTTCGAGCATGACCAACATTATTCATTGATAGTTGGGAGCTCTAACTTAACGGATAGTGCATTGAAGGCAAATTTTGAATGGAATGTTTATTTAACATCTCTTGAAAATGGTGAAGTTATTAACAATTTCAAAAATCAATTTGAACAGCAATGGAACAGTGCGATGCCATTAAATGACGAATGGATTGCACAATATCAAATTAATTATGAGAAGCCAGAATTTAATAATAAAGTAGCCTCTCCTCCTTTATATATAACGAATCCATTAAAAGAAAGTTTAAAAATACAGCCTAATAAAATGCAAACAGCCGCGCTTGAGCAGTTAAAGCTCCTTCGTCAAAGTGGTGCAAACCGTGGTCTCATTATTTCAGCAACTGGGACAGGTAAAACCTATTTATCTGCGTTTGACGTTCGAAATGCTGCACCAAAACGCATGCTCTTCGTCGTGCACCGCGAACAAATTTTGAAGAAAGCGATGCATGATTTCCGCAATATTTTATTAGGTGACCCTCAAGATTATGGGATTTTATCAGGAAATTCAAAGGATCTAAATGCACGTTATTTATTTGCAACGGTCCAGACTATTTCACGTGACCCTTATTTACAACAGTTTGCTAAAGATCATTTTGACTACATTTTAATTGATGAAGTTCACCGTGCGGGTGCGGAATCGTATTTAAAAATTATGAATTACTTTAAACCCCAATTTCTATTAGGAATGACGGCTACACCGGAACGTACAGATAATTTCAATATCTATGAACTGTTTGATTATAATGTAGCCTATGAAATTCGTCTTCAAGCAGCATTAGAAGAAGAGATGCTCTGCCCCTTCCACTATTTTGGTGTGACGGACTATGAGCTTGATGGTGAGCTCATCGATGAAACAGCAGATTTACAAAAGTTAGTTCATCGTGAACGAATTGACCATATTATTGAAAAAATTTCTTATTACGGATTTTCTGGGGATCGCGTTCGTGGATTAATGTTTTGCAGTACAAAGGAAGAAGCTCGTACCCTATCCAACCTCCTGAATATGCGTGGATATAAAACGACCGCATTGACTGGTGACCACTCTCAAGAAGAACGTGAAGTAGCGATTGCTAAATTAGAAAATGGTGAGCTAGAGTATATTTTAACGGTAGATATTTTTAATGAAGGTATCGATATCCCATTCTTAAATCAAATCGTCATGCTCCGCCAGACGCAATCTAGCATCATCTTCATTCAGCAGCTTGGTCGTGGATTACGGAAGCATGATGTAAAAGAATATGTAACGATCATTGATTTTATCGGCAACTATAAAAATAACTATTTAATTCCGATTGCCCTATCTGGTGATAAGTCGATGAATAAAGATAATGTTCGCCGCAACACAGTAAACACGGATTATATTCAAGGGGTTTCAACAATTAATTTTGAGGAAATCGCGAAGAAGCAAATTTTTGATGCGATAAATAACGCTAATTTATCGACATTAAAAATGTTAAAGGATAGCTATTCTGAGCTTAAAAATCGGATTGGACGTATTCCGATGCTTAAGGATTTTATTGAACAAAATTCGTTAGATCCCGAAGTCATTATTAGCTACACTCCTACCTATTATGAGTTTTTATTGAAAATGAAAGAAAATATCTCCTCAATTACCGATTATGAAAAATCTGTCCTCGCATTAATAGGGAAGGACTTTTTATCAGGGAAAAGAATTCATGAAATTTTATTATTACAGCTTCTTTTAGAAGAAGAATCTATTTCAGAAAAAAGCTATCTTGCAGCATTGCAAGCTCATAATGCTTATATTCATAAAGGGACAATTGAAAGCATTGAAAATGTGTTTTCTTTAAACTTTTTCGTAGAGGCTGACAATAAAAAATTCGGAAATAAACCGTTAATTATTAAATCGAATTCATGCTATATGTTTAATGAGGAATTGCAACTTTCACTACGAGATATAAATTTCAAACAATACTTTGTTGATTTACTTGAATGCGCCTTTATTAAAAACAAACAATTCAATAATCACGAACCATTTAAACTATATGAAAAATACTCTCGCCGTGAAGTATGCCGCTTACTAGACTGGGAAAAGAACGAGGAAGGTACATTAAATGGTGGTCGACCGAAAAATGGCGACTTCCCTATTTTCGTAAATTATCATAAAAATGATGAAAACAATCTTGAAACAAATTATATGGATGAATTTTTATCAGAAGATACATTTAAGTGGTGCTCAACAAAAAACCGATATATTGATAAATCCAAGGAAATGCAAATTCTTATCCACTCAGTTGAAAATGGGACAAACGTGTACCTGTTTGTAAAAAAAGACAATGGTGAAGGTAAAGATTTTTATTACCTTGGTCGGTGCGCTGTAAATCCAAGCTCTGCAAAGCCCGAAAGAATTTTGGATAAAGGAAAATATTACCCCGTCGTTACAATGGAAATGGTACTCGAACAACCAATCCAATACGACATCTATCACTATTTAGTAGAGGAATAA
- a CDS encoding restriction endonuclease, producing MNFYIVMQGRTYDEAKEKQVVWCSILDSSGQTPHSWERMREVKKGDAIFHCVKGEIVAISTAQEDCGEGVNPLDHSGVVGYQFPAVYEELDFPVSIKEHFDEIQPLLPVKYSPFQHNGDGNQGFLYPCNEMLAIKLLELMSDANIYEENEEQLEFAIGLIAQKERNTLAPVLIETEAEAKVKIRKGQQKFRKQLMPLWDNQCALCGISLPGLLRASHSKPWKDATNDERLDPYNGILLCHNHDALYDQGYIAFDGTGKIHISSEIDQMDYVKYGIHEKMRVARVEENKKYFKWHKREIFRGNE from the coding sequence ATGAATTTTTATATAGTAATGCAAGGGCGTACATACGATGAGGCGAAGGAAAAGCAGGTCGTATGGTGCTCAATTTTAGATAGTAGTGGACAAACACCCCATTCTTGGGAGCGGATGAGGGAAGTAAAGAAGGGCGATGCGATTTTTCACTGTGTGAAAGGGGAAATCGTCGCGATTAGTACCGCTCAGGAAGATTGCGGGGAAGGTGTGAATCCTCTTGATCATTCGGGAGTAGTTGGGTACCAATTCCCGGCAGTATACGAGGAATTAGATTTTCCGGTTTCAATAAAAGAACATTTTGATGAAATTCAGCCACTACTTCCAGTAAAATATTCACCGTTCCAACATAATGGTGATGGCAACCAAGGATTTTTATATCCTTGTAATGAAATGCTCGCGATCAAGCTGCTGGAGCTTATGAGTGATGCCAATATTTATGAGGAAAATGAAGAGCAGCTGGAATTTGCCATTGGTCTCATTGCCCAAAAGGAACGCAATACGCTAGCGCCTGTTTTAATCGAAACAGAAGCAGAAGCAAAGGTGAAAATCCGTAAAGGGCAACAAAAATTTAGAAAGCAACTGATGCCATTATGGGACAATCAATGTGCATTATGTGGCATCTCGTTACCTGGATTATTACGTGCAAGCCATTCAAAACCATGGAAAGATGCAACGAATGACGAGCGACTTGATCCATACAACGGTATTCTACTTTGCCATAATCATGATGCGTTATACGACCAAGGCTATATTGCGTTTGATGGAACCGGGAAAATCCACATTTCCTCTGAAATTGACCAGATGGATTACGTGAAATACGGGATTCATGAGAAAATGCGCGTTGCGAGAGTAGAAGAGAATAAGAAATATTTTAAGTGGCATAAGCGAGAGATATTTAGAGGTAATGAATAA
- a CDS encoding UDP-glucose 4-epimerase: protein MEKLVVTEKAIEVIELLKAKHGNLVFEQSSGCCDGTVPICFTKDGHYISSQLVLLGEIADVPYYIDKHQSEYLKHMQVLVDVMEGQGASFSLESAEGYAFLMKSKVMK from the coding sequence ATGGAAAAGTTAGTCGTGACTGAAAAAGCGATTGAGGTTATCGAGCTGTTGAAGGCAAAGCATGGAAACTTGGTGTTTGAGCAGTCTTCCGGTTGCTGCGATGGTACGGTGCCAATCTGTTTTACAAAGGATGGGCATTATATTAGCAGCCAGCTTGTACTTCTCGGGGAAATTGCGGATGTTCCGTATTATATTGATAAGCATCAGTCGGAGTATTTGAAGCATATGCAAGTTCTTGTTGATGTAATGGAAGGTCAGGGCGCATCTTTTTCATTGGAGAGTGCAGAAGGATATGCTTTTTTGATGAAATCAAAGGTAATGAAATAA
- a CDS encoding peptidase S8: MKKVKSTLFSLLIAGSLMSPANAATLGSEDNSTNNVGQEKFRVYIEANNQSAKQSAKAQYSARWELTENGFSTEMNEKQFQALQKNKNFTVTKVPVVSLDPINLELGEDYTTEDRTPDASAYARASQQVPWGIKAIYNNSSLTSTSGGSGVNIAVLDTGVNTSHPDLANTVEQCKDFTTATAVVNNSCTDRNGHGTHVAGSALADGGSDRGGVYGVAPDADLWAYKVLTDSGSGYSDDIAAAIRHAADQATSTGTKTIINMSLGSSANNSLISSAVNYAYSKGVLIVAAAGNSGYAQGTIGYPGALPNAIAVAALENVQQNGTYRVADYSSRGYASTDGDYVIQQGDIEISAPGSAIYSTWYNGSYNTISGTSMATPHVSGLAAKIWAQNPSWSHTQLRSNLQTRAKAVDIKGGYGAATGDDYASGFGFARVQ; this comes from the coding sequence ATGAAAAAAGTGAAGAGTACATTATTCAGTCTATTGATTGCAGGATCATTAATGAGTCCGGCTAATGCGGCAACTTTAGGTAGCGAAGATAATTCAACAAACAATGTTGGCCAAGAAAAGTTCCGTGTGTACATTGAAGCAAACAACCAGTCTGCAAAACAATCAGCAAAAGCACAATATTCGGCTCGTTGGGAATTAACAGAGAACGGATTTTCAACGGAAATGAATGAAAAGCAATTCCAGGCATTACAAAAGAATAAAAATTTCACAGTCACAAAAGTTCCTGTCGTCTCATTAGATCCGATCAATCTGGAATTGGGCGAGGATTATACAACAGAAGATAGAACACCGGATGCATCTGCTTACGCAAGAGCTTCCCAGCAAGTACCATGGGGAATTAAAGCGATTTATAATAATAGTTCATTAACATCTACATCTGGAGGAAGCGGCGTAAATATCGCTGTACTTGATACAGGAGTTAACACTTCCCATCCTGACCTTGCCAATACTGTGGAGCAATGTAAAGACTTTACGACAGCGACAGCCGTTGTAAATAATAGCTGTACTGATAGAAACGGTCATGGTACGCATGTTGCCGGGTCAGCACTGGCTGATGGCGGAAGTGACCGAGGCGGTGTTTATGGTGTTGCTCCAGATGCAGATCTTTGGGCATACAAAGTATTAACAGACAGCGGTTCTGGCTACTCGGATGATATTGCTGCTGCGATCCGCCATGCTGCTGATCAAGCAACATCTACTGGTACAAAAACAATCATCAACATGTCATTAGGTTCTTCAGCGAATAACAGCCTAATTTCAAGTGCTGTCAACTATGCATACAGCAAAGGCGTACTTATTGTTGCGGCAGCCGGTAACTCAGGTTATGCACAAGGAACAATTGGCTATCCGGGAGCATTACCGAATGCTATTGCTGTAGCAGCATTAGAAAATGTACAGCAAAACGGAACTTACCGTGTAGCTGACTACTCTTCACGCGGGTATGCTTCAACGGATGGCGATTATGTCATCCAGCAAGGTGATATTGAAATTTCAGCTCCAGGTTCAGCGATTTATTCTACATGGTATAACGGCAGCTACAATACAATTAGCGGAACATCGATGGCTACACCTCACGTTTCAGGTTTAGCAGCAAAAATCTGGGCTCAAAACCCGTCTTGGTCTCACACGCAACTGCGCTCAAACTTACAAACACGCGCAAAAGCTGTAGATATTAAAGGCGGATACGGTGCCGCTACAGGCGATGACTACGCTTCAGGATTTGGGTTCGCCCGTGTTCAGTAA
- a CDS encoding DNA mismatch repair protein MutT, translating into MKKQVHVVGAIIENDKQEIYCAQRSPQMSLPNYWEFPGGKIEKDETPQQALKREILEEFTCEIAVGEKVEDTTYDYGTFIVRLETYMAKIVNGTPVALEHSNTKWVKRTSLNELDFAPADIPAVEKLLK; encoded by the coding sequence ATGAAAAAACAAGTACATGTAGTTGGAGCTATTATCGAAAACGATAAACAGGAAATTTACTGTGCACAACGTAGCCCTCAAATGTCATTACCAAACTATTGGGAGTTTCCAGGTGGAAAGATTGAAAAAGATGAGACACCGCAACAAGCGTTAAAACGTGAAATTTTAGAAGAATTCACTTGTGAAATTGCTGTAGGTGAAAAAGTGGAAGATACAACATATGATTACGGTACGTTTATCGTTCGTCTTGAAACATATATGGCGAAAATTGTGAATGGAACACCAGTTGCTTTAGAGCACTCTAATACGAAGTGGGTAAAACGTACATCACTCAATGAACTAGACTTTGCCCCAGCAGATATTCCCGCAGTTGAAAAATTATTGAAATAA
- a CDS encoding hydrolase, which translates to MKKVFSLLLVFLLTISSMLYATPTSAEQVFTDVSPKHSNYQDIAFLLDKGIISADKKIYGVKDIVTREEVAVMVAKAVGLDGTQRATKFKDVPKSHKNSGYIQSAVEAGIINGYTDGTFKPTTKVTRGHMAAFIARAFDLPNGTKTFKDVKKGHTAYEAVSQLAAANITTGYEDGTFKPANNLTRAHISAFLARAVKYQEGLGSTSSKLNVHFLDVGQGDSIFVQAPNGKTMLIDAGTKEYGSTVVAYLKSKNVKKLDYIVATHPDADHIGGLAAVLENFTVGEFINSGKVHTTVTYENLLQMVVDKKIPYTEPKAGDLISLDSNVKTQVLAVNAQASDMNDASIVLKLTYQNMSFLLMGDADAGIEEQIAKKYDVSATILKAGHHGSSSSSSLGFLQKVNPKAVILSYEEGNSYGHPHKEVLSNIKTVGTKAYATAQDGTIVVTTNGQSYSISAKEFIVPNTTPEKPKGDVNSGTYVIPGAPTAFKNCTEMRVYYPSGVSSSHPAYATARDGDKDGWACEL; encoded by the coding sequence ATGAAAAAAGTATTTAGTCTATTATTAGTGTTTCTTCTAACTATATCCTCGATGTTATATGCTACACCAACAAGTGCGGAACAAGTGTTTACCGATGTATCGCCAAAGCATAGTAACTATCAGGATATAGCTTTTTTATTGGATAAAGGTATTATTAGTGCCGATAAAAAGATATACGGTGTAAAGGACATTGTGACACGCGAAGAAGTGGCTGTCATGGTCGCAAAGGCTGTTGGTCTTGACGGCACACAGCGAGCTACGAAGTTTAAAGATGTTCCCAAGTCTCATAAAAACAGCGGGTATATTCAATCAGCTGTGGAGGCCGGTATCATTAACGGCTATACGGATGGTACATTTAAGCCGACGACAAAAGTGACACGTGGTCATATGGCAGCATTTATTGCACGTGCATTTGATTTACCGAATGGCACCAAAACCTTTAAAGATGTGAAAAAAGGACATACGGCGTATGAAGCAGTGAGCCAATTAGCTGCAGCCAATATTACAACTGGTTATGAGGATGGTACATTTAAGCCTGCGAATAATTTAACGCGTGCTCATATTTCTGCATTTTTAGCACGTGCAGTGAAATATCAGGAAGGTTTAGGCTCAACATCTTCTAAATTGAACGTACACTTTTTAGATGTTGGACAAGGAGACTCGATTTTCGTTCAAGCACCAAATGGAAAAACAATGCTTATTGATGCAGGGACGAAAGAATACGGTAGCACGGTTGTTGCTTATTTAAAATCTAAAAATGTGAAGAAGCTTGATTACATAGTAGCAACACATCCAGATGCCGATCATATCGGTGGATTAGCTGCAGTACTGGAAAACTTTACGGTTGGCGAGTTTATTAACAGCGGGAAAGTCCATACAACGGTAACATATGAAAATTTACTGCAGATGGTAGTCGATAAAAAAATTCCTTATACAGAGCCGAAAGCGGGAGACTTGATTTCATTGGATTCAAATGTGAAAACTCAAGTTTTAGCTGTCAATGCACAAGCAAGTGATATGAATGATGCTTCCATCGTATTAAAACTGACGTATCAAAATATGTCTTTCTTATTGATGGGCGATGCGGATGCAGGAATCGAAGAGCAAATTGCGAAGAAATATGATGTTTCCGCAACGATTTTAAAAGCGGGTCATCACGGTTCAAGTTCAAGTAGTTCGCTTGGATTTTTACAAAAAGTAAATCCGAAAGCGGTTATTTTAAGTTATGAAGAAGGCAACAGCTATGGCCATCCTCATAAAGAAGTGCTTTCAAACATTAAAACGGTTGGTACAAAAGCTTACGCAACTGCACAGGATGGAACAATTGTTGTGACAACGAACGGTCAATCCTACTCGATTAGTGCGAAAGAGTTCATCGTGCCGAATACGACACCTGAAAAACCAAAAGGTGATGTGAATTCAGGGACGTATGTCATTCCAGGAGCACCGACTGCATTTAAAAACTGTACGGAAATGCGTGTTTATTATCCGTCAGGTGTCAGCTCATCGCATCCTGCATACGCAACAGCAAGAGACGGCGATAAAGATGGCTGGGCTTGTGAATTATAA
- a CDS encoding aldehyde dehydrogenase (catalyzes the oxidation of acetaldehyde, benzaldehyde, propionaldehyde and other aldehydes), translated as MIYANPNTAGAVVNFKEKYDNFIGGEWVVPVKGQYLDVKSPVTGKVFTSVARSTEEDIELALDAAHAAKGAWAQTSVAYRANILNKIADRIEENLEKIAVAETWDNGKAVRETLNADIPLVVDHFRYFAGAIRAQQGGISEIDNDTVAYHFHEPIGVVGQIIPWNFPLLMASWKIAPALAAGNVIVMKPAEQTPASIMVLIELIQDLLPKGVFNVVNGLGIEVGKPLATNPRINKVAFTGSTGVGRLIMQYATENIIPVTLELGGKSPNVFFPDVMDHDDEYLDKAIEGLVMFALNSGEICTCPSRAIVHESIYDKFMERVLERVKAIKIGNPLDTEVMMGAQASNEQLQKILSYIEIGKEEGAELLIGGYQNQLDADQEGGYYVAPTVFKGHNKMRIFQEEIFGPVLSVTTFSTFEEAMEIANDTEFGLGAGVWSRNMDTAYRAVRGIQAGRVWTNTYHQYPAHAAFGGYKKSGIGRENHLMMLDHYQQTKCMLVSYNKNAQGFF; from the coding sequence ATGATCTATGCAAACCCTAATACTGCTGGTGCAGTAGTTAACTTTAAAGAAAAATACGATAACTTTATCGGTGGCGAATGGGTAGTTCCTGTTAAAGGACAATACCTAGATGTAAAATCACCTGTAACTGGTAAAGTATTTACTTCAGTTGCACGTTCAACTGAAGAAGATATTGAATTAGCATTAGACGCAGCACATGCAGCTAAAGGTGCTTGGGCACAAACTTCTGTTGCATACCGCGCGAATATTTTAAATAAAATTGCAGACCGCATTGAAGAAAATTTAGAAAAAATCGCTGTTGCTGAAACTTGGGACAACGGTAAAGCAGTACGTGAAACATTAAACGCTGATATTCCTTTAGTAGTGGATCATTTCCGTTACTTTGCTGGTGCGATTCGTGCACAACAAGGCGGAATTTCTGAAATCGACAACGATACAGTAGCATACCACTTCCACGAGCCAATCGGGGTTGTCGGTCAAATTATTCCTTGGAACTTCCCATTATTAATGGCTTCTTGGAAAATCGCACCGGCATTAGCAGCTGGTAACGTAATCGTGATGAAGCCTGCTGAACAAACACCAGCTTCAATCATGGTATTAATCGAATTAATTCAAGACTTATTACCAAAAGGCGTATTCAACGTCGTTAATGGTTTAGGTATTGAAGTTGGTAAACCACTTGCTACGAACCCACGCATCAACAAAGTGGCGTTCACTGGTTCTACTGGTGTTGGTCGTTTAATTATGCAATACGCTACAGAGAATATTATCCCTGTAACATTAGAGCTTGGCGGTAAATCACCAAACGTCTTCTTCCCAGACGTAATGGATCATGACGATGAGTATTTGGATAAAGCTATCGAAGGTTTAGTAATGTTCGCATTAAACTCAGGCGAAATTTGTACTTGTCCTTCACGTGCAATAGTTCACGAATCTATCTATGACAAATTCATGGAACGTGTATTAGAACGCGTTAAAGCAATCAAAATTGGTAACCCGTTAGATACAGAAGTAATGATGGGTGCTCAAGCTTCAAATGAGCAATTACAAAAAATCTTATCTTACATCGAAATCGGTAAAGAAGAAGGCGCTGAGCTACTTATCGGCGGCTACCAAAACCAATTAGATGCTGACCAAGAAGGCGGCTACTATGTGGCACCAACAGTATTCAAAGGTCACAACAAAATGCGTATCTTCCAAGAAGAGATCTTTGGTCCAGTTCTTTCTGTAACAACTTTCTCTACTTTCGAAGAAGCTATGGAAATCGCTAACGACACTGAATTCGGTCTAGGTGCTGGTGTATGGTCACGTAACATGGATACAGCTTACCGCGCTGTACGTGGTATCCAAGCTGGTCGTGTTTGGACAAACACTTACCACCAATACCCTGCTCACGCTGCATTCGGCGGATATAAAAAATCAGGTATCGGTCGCGAAAACCACTTAATGATGTTAGATCACTACCAACAAACAAAATGTATGTTAGTAAGCTACAACAAAAACGCTCAAGGTTTCTTCTAA
- a CDS encoding transcriptional regulator, whose product MKIGSLIKYYRTKLGMTQNEVAAGICSIPHLSKIENNNKEANCETIRLLLERLNINSRDVENSEHHIIKLLKDLQKQINYLENEKAIATMGLLKDYEEIIGFTESVYLYELYKLRYYVFINDYKMAEHQLKWLNAHRQNFSQHERYLHSYYYALVLITRGKYAEAAVELTNILKTSSELGSLEGEFYYHFSLIKGRLDEPSQAILYGRKALHYYKDQFNFKRIIYTSMSLALYYAQGKVFHEAIEIYDHLLRNVELMQQQQLLPAIYHNLGDLYQMRGEYERALVYFEQSASLMENNSDNYLFCLYNLGMTQFRLDQKVESFKTFTMLKEEAKSKRKLSFNLFASFYLYLLGGQEKKAMEFLEGRLIPFTANSEEFKEMHQQFSYLLGEYYRQEKKFEKAIQFI is encoded by the coding sequence ATGAAAATAGGTTCTTTAATAAAGTACTACCGTACAAAGCTTGGAATGACTCAAAATGAGGTAGCAGCGGGAATTTGCTCGATTCCACATTTAAGTAAAATTGAGAATAACAATAAAGAAGCAAACTGCGAGACAATTCGACTACTCTTGGAACGTTTAAATATTAATAGCCGTGATGTAGAAAATAGCGAACACCATATCATAAAGTTATTGAAAGACTTACAAAAACAGATCAATTACCTAGAAAACGAAAAAGCTATTGCGACAATGGGACTATTAAAAGATTATGAAGAGATCATTGGTTTTACAGAATCAGTTTATTTATATGAACTTTATAAATTACGTTACTACGTGTTTATTAACGATTACAAAATGGCAGAACATCAGTTGAAGTGGCTAAATGCCCACCGTCAGAATTTTTCCCAACATGAGAGATATTTACATTCTTACTATTATGCATTAGTTTTAATAACAAGGGGTAAGTATGCAGAAGCAGCTGTAGAACTAACTAATATACTTAAGACAAGCTCGGAACTTGGGTCACTGGAAGGGGAGTTTTACTATCACTTTTCGTTAATAAAAGGCCGGCTGGATGAACCGAGCCAGGCGATTCTTTATGGGAGAAAAGCACTGCATTATTATAAGGATCAGTTTAATTTTAAGCGGATTATTTATACTTCCATGTCGCTCGCTCTTTATTACGCGCAGGGGAAAGTATTCCATGAAGCAATCGAAATTTATGATCATCTCCTGAGAAATGTGGAACTGATGCAGCAACAGCAGTTATTGCCTGCTATATATCATAACCTTGGGGATTTATATCAAATGAGAGGCGAATATGAAAGAGCCCTCGTTTATTTTGAGCAAAGTGCTTCGTTAATGGAAAATAACAGCGATAACTATTTATTTTGTTTATATAATTTGGGCATGACACAATTTCGCCTTGATCAAAAAGTAGAAAGTTTCAAAACCTTTACTATGTTAAAGGAAGAAGCAAAAAGCAAGAGAAAATTAAGTTTTAATTTATTTGCTTCTTTTTATTTATATTTGCTAGGTGGACAAGAAAAGAAAGCAATGGAATTTTTGGAGGGGAGGTTAATTCCGTTTACAGCAAACAGTGAAGAGTTTAAAGAAATGCACCAGCAGTTTTCTTATTTACTGGGCGAGTACTACAGGCAAGAAAAGAAATTTGAAAAAGCAATCCAATTCATTTAA